One genomic region from Coleofasciculaceae cyanobacterium encodes:
- a CDS encoding NDP-sugar synthase: MKAMILAAGKGTRVRPITYTIPKPLIPILQKPVMEFLLELLRQHGFDQIMVNVSHLAHEIEGYFRDGQRFGVDIGYSFEGSIVDGELVGEAVGSAGGLRKIQDFNAFFDDTFVVMCGDALIDLDLTAAVKQHRANGAIATVITKKVPEEDVSSYGVVVTDDKGRIKSFQEKPSVEEALSTDINTGIYIFEPEIFDYIPPKQEFDIGGELFPKLVARQAPFYAVSMDFEWVDIGKVPDYWHAVRAVLTREIKNVNIPGTEVAPGIYTGLNIAVNWDKVDITGPVYIGGMTKIEDGAKIIGPAMIGPNCYICSGATVDNSVIFEYSRLGEGIRLVDKLVFGRYCVDKTGAAIDLQAAALDWLITDARSNPSEQELDEHKVIKDFLREDN; encoded by the coding sequence ATGAAAGCCATGATATTGGCGGCTGGTAAAGGCACTCGCGTTCGTCCCATAACATATACGATTCCCAAACCCCTAATTCCGATTTTACAGAAACCAGTCATGGAGTTTCTCTTAGAACTGCTTCGGCAACATGGTTTCGATCAGATTATGGTCAACGTCAGCCATTTAGCTCACGAAATCGAAGGATATTTTCGTGATGGTCAGCGTTTTGGGGTCGATATTGGCTATTCTTTTGAAGGTAGCATTGTTGATGGTGAGTTGGTGGGTGAGGCAGTGGGTTCGGCTGGAGGCTTAAGAAAGATCCAGGACTTTAATGCTTTTTTCGATGATACTTTTGTAGTCATGTGTGGTGATGCCTTAATCGATTTAGACTTAACCGCAGCCGTTAAACAACATCGAGCCAATGGTGCGATCGCTACAGTAATCACCAAAAAAGTACCCGAAGAGGATGTTTCGAGTTATGGTGTAGTAGTTACAGACGATAAAGGACGGATTAAATCTTTTCAAGAAAAACCTTCCGTAGAAGAAGCTTTAAGCACCGACATCAATACAGGAATCTATATTTTTGAACCAGAAATATTTGATTACATTCCACCCAAGCAAGAATTTGACATTGGTGGAGAGCTATTTCCGAAGTTAGTCGCCAGGCAAGCACCTTTTTATGCCGTTTCAATGGATTTTGAATGGGTAGATATTGGTAAAGTTCCTGATTACTGGCACGCTGTTCGCGCAGTGTTAACTAGAGAAATTAAAAATGTCAACATTCCAGGTACTGAGGTGGCTCCAGGCATCTATACGGGATTAAATATTGCAGTCAATTGGGACAAAGTAGATATTACTGGTCCTGTATACATTGGCGGAATGACTAAGATTGAGGATGGAGCAAAAATTATCGGTCCAGCGATGATCGGTCCAAATTGTTATATATGTAGTGGAGCAACCGTAGACAACAGCGTGATTTTTGAATATTCTCGCTTAGGAGAAGGTATTCGCTTGGTGGACAAGCTCGTGTTTGGACGTTATTGCGTTGATAAAACTGGCGCAGCAATCGATCTACAAGCAGCAGCTTTAGATTGGCTGATTACTGATGCTCGTAGCAATCCTTCCGAACAAGAATTAGATGAACATAAAGTAATTAAAGATTTTTTGCGAGAAGATAATTAG
- the ntrB gene encoding nitrate ABC transporter permease, protein MTVNLDNSVKKPNFFVSLIKQPPRKLLAPICALLFILTLWQALCSSPDANLPSPLKTFQDTSNLIFDPFFDNGGTDKGLFWQILASLQRVAIGYSLAAIVGIGLGILIGSNAFMYDAVDPIFQVLRTVPPLAWLPIALAAFEEANPSAIFVIFITAIWPIIINTTVGVQQIPQDYKNVAKVLRLSGTKYFWEIMFPAAVPYIFSGLRIGIGLSWLAIIAAEMLVGGVGIGFFIWDSYNSSQLSEIIIALIYVGVVGLILDRLVSSIASWVVPSEQQQ, encoded by the coding sequence ATGACAGTTAATCTCGACAATTCTGTTAAGAAACCTAATTTCTTCGTTTCCCTAATTAAACAACCACCCAGAAAATTATTAGCTCCTATTTGTGCGCTGCTATTTATTTTGACTCTTTGGCAGGCTTTATGTAGTAGTCCTGATGCTAATTTGCCCAGTCCTTTAAAAACTTTTCAAGATACTTCCAATCTTATTTTCGATCCATTTTTTGATAACGGAGGTACGGATAAAGGCTTATTTTGGCAGATACTAGCTAGCTTACAAAGGGTAGCAATTGGTTATAGTTTGGCTGCAATTGTCGGGATTGGTTTGGGCATTTTAATTGGTTCTAATGCTTTTATGTACGATGCAGTCGATCCCATCTTTCAGGTATTGCGGACTGTTCCACCTTTAGCTTGGTTGCCGATCGCTCTAGCTGCTTTTGAAGAAGCTAACCCCTCAGCAATTTTTGTGATTTTTATTACGGCAATTTGGCCGATCATCATTAATACTACGGTAGGGGTGCAGCAAATTCCCCAAGATTACAAAAATGTTGCCAAAGTGTTGCGTTTATCGGGAACTAAATACTTTTGGGAAATTATGTTTCCTGCTGCTGTTCCCTATATTTTTTCAGGGTTAAGAATTGGCATTGGTCTTTCTTGGCTAGCAATCATAGCAGCAGAAATGCTAGTTGGCGGTGTGGGAATCGGCTTCTTTATTTGGGATTCTTATAACAGTTCTCAATTAAGCGAAATTATCATTGCTTTGATTTATGTCGGTGTCGTCGGTTTAATTCTCGATCGCTTGGTTAGTTCGATCGCTTCTTGGGTCGTTCCCTCAGAACAACAACAGTAG
- a CDS encoding sulfatase, which translates to MSKLLKLKHLFSFCLSLIFLIFVNGIFIPTKANVALQTPPNILFILTDDLDAAAVDYMPQVKSLLADGGTSFSNYFVNISLCCPSRATILRGQYAHNTGVYTNRKLDGSFIYLYRHGLDKSTIATWLQRKGYRNAYIGKYFNGYPRQAPKTYVPPGWDEWYSPIYDSGYLGYNYNLNENGTLVSYGDRPEDYSADVYTHKAQQFITQAAKDRRPFFAYISYFAPHQPAIAAPRHSQLFPEAFAPRTPSFNEADVSDKPEYIRNLPLLSQPKQDKIDRLYQRRLRSLQAVDEGLVTLVNTLEANHQLENTYIIFTSDNGFHLGQHRLHPAKETAYEEDIHLPLYIRGPDVRAGKIINKIVSNVDLAPTFAELAGAKMPNFVDGRSLVGLFRRHASFPLAWRQALFLQHRRNPELNQESANFIPDYKGLRTSHCTYVKYGNGEQELYNLRQDPDQLQNLAKVIQPKIIKQYARQLVRLSKCQQNTCRQVELQPLPDCTTPT; encoded by the coding sequence TTGAGCAAGTTATTAAAATTGAAGCATTTATTTAGTTTTTGTCTTAGCTTGATTTTTTTAATATTTGTTAATGGTATTTTTATCCCAACTAAAGCTAATGTAGCCCTACAAACTCCGCCAAATATTTTATTTATTCTGACCGACGATCTCGATGCTGCTGCGGTTGACTATATGCCCCAAGTAAAATCTCTGCTTGCTGATGGAGGAACTAGCTTTAGCAACTATTTTGTCAATATTTCTCTTTGTTGCCCATCTAGAGCCACTATCTTAAGGGGTCAGTATGCTCATAATACGGGAGTTTATACGAATAGAAAGCTTGATGGTAGTTTTATTTATCTATACCGACACGGTTTAGATAAATCGACGATCGCCACCTGGCTACAACGAAAAGGTTATCGCAATGCATACATTGGCAAATATTTTAATGGCTATCCTCGTCAGGCACCCAAAACTTATGTACCCCCAGGTTGGGATGAATGGTACAGTCCGATTTATGATAGTGGTTATTTAGGTTACAACTATAATCTCAATGAAAATGGCACTTTAGTTAGTTATGGCGATCGCCCTGAGGACTACAGTGCGGATGTCTATACCCATAAAGCCCAACAGTTTATTACTCAAGCAGCTAAAGATCGACGACCTTTCTTTGCTTATATTTCCTATTTTGCACCTCATCAACCAGCAATTGCTGCACCCCGTCATAGCCAATTATTTCCTGAAGCGTTTGCACCTCGTACTCCCTCTTTTAATGAAGCAGATGTTAGTGATAAACCTGAATATATTCGCAACTTACCGCTTTTAAGCCAGCCAAAACAAGATAAAATCGATCGACTTTACCAGCGAAGATTGCGATCGCTCCAGGCAGTAGATGAAGGTTTAGTTACCCTAGTCAATACTCTTGAAGCTAATCATCAATTAGAAAACACTTATATCATTTTTACCTCAGATAATGGTTTTCACCTCGGTCAACATCGTTTACACCCCGCAAAGGAGACAGCCTACGAAGAGGATATTCATTTACCTCTTTATATAAGAGGACCAGATGTTCGGGCTGGTAAAATCATTAATAAAATCGTTAGTAATGTTGATTTAGCGCCAACTTTTGCTGAACTTGCGGGGGCAAAAATGCCAAATTTCGTGGATGGTCGTTCTTTAGTTGGATTATTTCGTCGTCACGCTTCTTTTCCTCTTGCTTGGAGACAAGCTCTTTTTCTGCAACACCGACGAAACCCCGAATTAAACCAAGAATCAGCTAATTTTATTCCTGATTACAAAGGTCTACGGACTTCTCACTGTACTTATGTTAAATATGGCAATGGCGAGCAAGAATTATACAACCTAAGACAAGATCCCGATCAGCTGCAAAATTTAGCTAAAGTAATTCAGCCCAAAATCATCAAACAATATGCTCGACAACTGGTTCGTCTGAGTAAGTGTCAACAAAACACCTGTCGCCAGGTAGAGCTTCAACCCTTACCAGATTGCACTACTCCGACATAA
- a CDS encoding nitrate ABC transporter ATP-binding protein (This model describes the ATP binding subunits of ATP-binding cassette (ABC) transporters for nitrate transport, or for bicarbonate transport, in bacteria and archaea.), with protein sequence MQIYNSTLPAQISATNSATFLEFDGVAKVYPTAKGSYTVLENVNLSIREGEFICVIGHSGCGKSTLLSMVSGLNKPSQGEIRLKNQRITEPGPDRMVIFQNYSLLPWKTAYENVYLAVEQVYKHKSAQEKKDITLEHLELVDLTEAINKKPAQLSGGMKQRVAIARALATRPEVLIMDEPFGALDPITREEMQEELLKIWQAHRATVLMITHDIDEALFLCDRLVMMTNGPAANIGEILDIPFARPRDRQKMMENPQYFELRNQALDFLFRRFAHDDALE encoded by the coding sequence ATGCAAATTTATAACAGCACTTTACCCGCTCAGATTTCCGCTACCAATTCTGCAACCTTTTTAGAATTTGATGGCGTTGCCAAAGTTTATCCTACGGCTAAAGGTAGTTACACGGTTTTGGAAAATGTAAATTTAAGTATTCGAGAAGGTGAGTTTATCTGCGTTATTGGTCATTCTGGTTGCGGTAAATCTACTCTTTTGAGTATGGTATCGGGATTAAATAAACCCAGTCAAGGGGAGATAAGACTCAAAAATCAACGTATTACCGAGCCTGGACCCGATCGCATGGTAATTTTTCAAAACTATTCTCTGCTACCCTGGAAAACCGCCTATGAAAACGTATATTTAGCTGTAGAACAAGTTTATAAACATAAATCTGCTCAAGAAAAAAAAGATATTACTTTAGAACATTTAGAATTAGTTGATTTAACCGAAGCAATTAATAAAAAACCCGCTCAACTCTCAGGGGGAATGAAACAGCGAGTGGCGATCGCTCGTGCCTTGGCAACTCGTCCTGAAGTTTTAATTATGGACGAACCTTTTGGGGCGTTAGATCCTATTACTAGAGAAGAAATGCAGGAAGAATTGCTCAAAATCTGGCAAGCTCATCGCGCAACAGTATTAATGATTACTCATGATATCGATGAGGCTTTATTCTTGTGCGATCGCTTAGTAATGATGACCAATGGTCCAGCGGCTAATATTGGAGAAATCTTAGATATTCCCTTTGCTCGTCCTCGCGATCGCCAAAAGATGATGGAAAATCCTCAATATTTTGAATTGCGTAATCAGGCTCTCGATTTTCTCTTTCGCCGTTTTGCCCATGATGACGCTTTAGAATAA
- a CDS encoding ArsB/NhaD family transporter: MTSTNLPAIVAALTFTTVIVLILTERLHLTIAAFLGALVLIFAHVMTLGQAIGYISQSHATLALFFGVMVLVRAFEPTNIFAYLGTQMVVMAKGEGKRLVLAVIAITTPICAVLPNATTVMLLAPLLPPIAQEIGIDFVPLLILMVFVANSAGLLTLVGDPATFIVGDAINLSFNDYLMRLSLGGAIAVGAVLVLAPFLFRDIWNKKLDDMNTLPHPKINHPRVLMLGGALIATVLLFFVIGESLPTPIPPASVALLGAAMALLLANQSKIDTVNNILRDVDWSTLLFFMSTFVLIGGLEKTGVINGISGLLAVLLGKNIALGSISLLFLVGLLSSVVPNIPLVVAMVPLLKQYLVNVGLIGAEFLNPGFQGQFPPEVLPLFYAMMFGATLGGNGTLMGASSNIVAAGVAELHGGRISFSKFLKYGIPVMIVQLVVAALYITVVFLF, from the coding sequence ATGACATCTACTAATCTACCAGCAATAGTAGCAGCACTGACTTTCACTACGGTAATTGTCTTAATCTTAACTGAGCGATTGCATTTAACCATTGCTGCTTTTTTGGGAGCATTGGTACTAATCTTTGCTCATGTAATGACTCTTGGTCAGGCAATTGGCTATATCAGTCAAAGCCATGCCACTTTAGCTCTATTTTTCGGAGTTATGGTCTTAGTCAGAGCTTTTGAGCCGACCAATATTTTTGCTTACTTAGGTACGCAAATGGTGGTAATGGCTAAGGGTGAGGGTAAGCGTCTGGTATTAGCAGTTATTGCTATTACTACTCCAATATGCGCTGTTTTACCTAATGCAACTACAGTGATGCTACTAGCACCTTTGCTTCCGCCGATCGCTCAAGAAATAGGTATAGACTTCGTGCCTTTGCTGATTTTGATGGTTTTTGTGGCTAATAGTGCAGGATTGTTAACTCTAGTTGGCGATCCTGCTACTTTTATTGTGGGAGATGCCATAAATCTCAGCTTTAACGATTATCTCATGAGATTGAGTTTGGGTGGCGCGATCGCTGTAGGTGCAGTTCTAGTTTTAGCTCCTTTTTTGTTTCGTGATATCTGGAACAAGAAACTGGATGACATGAATACTCTGCCTCATCCTAAAATTAATCACCCAAGAGTATTGATGTTAGGTGGAGCACTGATAGCAACAGTTTTACTGTTTTTTGTGATTGGGGAAAGTTTACCAACTCCTATTCCACCTGCTTCAGTGGCTTTATTAGGGGCAGCGATGGCTTTATTGCTGGCTAATCAAAGCAAAATCGATACGGTAAATAATATACTCAGAGACGTTGACTGGAGTACTTTGTTATTTTTTATGTCTACCTTTGTCTTAATTGGCGGACTTGAAAAAACAGGGGTCATAAATGGTATTTCAGGATTATTAGCAGTTCTTTTAGGTAAAAATATTGCCCTTGGTTCGATTTCTTTACTATTTTTAGTGGGTTTATTATCTAGCGTTGTTCCGAATATTCCCTTAGTAGTAGCAATGGTTCCTCTACTCAAACAATATCTGGTTAATGTTGGCTTAATCGGGGCAGAATTCTTAAATCCTGGCTTCCAAGGGCAATTTCCTCCAGAAGTCTTGCCTTTGTTCTACGCCATGATGTTTGGTGCAACTTTAGGTGGTAACGGCACGCTGATGGGAGCGTCTTCTAATATTGTGGCAGCAGGGGTAGCAGAACTACACGGTGGTCGTATTTCGTTTAGTAAGTTTTTGAAATATGGTATTCCCGTAATGATTGTGCAGCTAGTAGTTGCAGCTTTATATATTACCGTTGTTTTTCTCTTTTAA
- a CDS encoding CmpA/NrtA family ABC transporter substrate-binding protein — MSKLSRRKFIFTAGVTAAGTLLVHGCSSSNETAESSSTTDPVAQPVANLSPEETPEVTTAKLGFIALTDAAPLVIAQEKGLFAKYGMSEVEVLKQASWPVTRDNIELGSDGGGIDGAHILTPMPYLMTLGTITKQPVPMYIMARLNTNGQAISVSEDYLDLKVGLDSSKMQQLFAQAKSNDKELNAAMTFPGGTHDLWMRYWLAAGGVDPEQDISVIPVPPPQMVANMKIGAMETFCVGEPWNAQLVNQEQGYTALVTGEIWKNHPEKAFALRADWVDKNPKAAKALTKAVLEAQQWCDKPENKQEMCEIVSQDKWFKVPVEDIIGRMQGKIDYGDGRTINNPDISMKFWKDNASYPYKSHDLWFLTEDIRWGYIPADTDTKALVDKVNRSDIWKEAAKAIKVAEAEIPQSDSRGVETFFDGVKFDPANPQAYLDSLKIKKA, encoded by the coding sequence ATGTCCAAACTGTCTCGTCGCAAATTCATTTTTACAGCTGGTGTAACTGCTGCTGGTACTTTGTTGGTACATGGTTGTAGTTCATCTAATGAAACTGCCGAATCAAGTTCTACCACCGATCCTGTAGCCCAACCAGTAGCCAATCTTAGTCCTGAAGAAACTCCAGAAGTAACTACCGCAAAACTAGGATTTATTGCCCTTACTGATGCAGCACCTTTAGTAATTGCTCAAGAAAAAGGATTATTTGCTAAATACGGTATGTCAGAAGTAGAAGTTCTAAAACAAGCTTCTTGGCCCGTAACCAGAGATAATATTGAGCTGGGTTCAGATGGTGGCGGAATTGATGGGGCGCATATTTTAACTCCTATGCCCTATTTAATGACATTGGGGACGATTACGAAACAGCCTGTACCCATGTATATTATGGCAAGATTAAATACTAACGGTCAGGCAATTTCTGTAAGTGAAGACTATTTGGATTTAAAAGTTGGACTCGATAGCTCTAAAATGCAACAGCTTTTTGCTCAAGCTAAGTCTAATGACAAAGAATTAAATGCAGCTATGACTTTTCCTGGTGGAACACATGATTTATGGATGCGTTATTGGTTAGCTGCTGGGGGTGTCGATCCCGAACAAGACATTTCAGTAATTCCTGTACCTCCACCCCAAATGGTTGCCAATATGAAAATTGGGGCAATGGAAACTTTTTGTGTAGGCGAACCTTGGAACGCGCAGTTAGTTAACCAAGAGCAAGGTTACACTGCTTTAGTTACTGGAGAAATTTGGAAAAATCACCCCGAAAAAGCTTTTGCTCTACGGGCTGATTGGGTAGATAAAAATCCTAAAGCTGCGAAAGCCTTGACCAAAGCTGTATTGGAAGCGCAACAATGGTGTGATAAACCAGAAAATAAACAAGAAATGTGCGAGATTGTTTCTCAAGATAAATGGTTTAAAGTGCCAGTCGAAGATATTATTGGCAGAATGCAAGGCAAAATTGACTACGGCGATGGACGCACTATTAATAATCCCGACATATCAATGAAATTCTGGAAAGATAATGCATCTTATCCCTACAAGAGTCACGATCTTTGGTTTTTGACAGAAGATATTCGTTGGGGTTACATTCCTGCTGATACCGATACCAAAGCTTTAGTCGATAAAGTTAATCGTTCTGATATTTGGAAAGAAGCTGCTAAAGCAATTAAAGTAGCTGAGGCTGAAATTCCCCAGAGTGATTCTCGTGGTGTTGAGACTTTCTTTGATGGTGTCAAGTTCGATCCTGCAAATCCTCAGGCTTATTTGGACAGTTTGAAAATTAAAAAAGCCTAA
- a CDS encoding nitrate ABC transporter ATP-binding protein (This model describes the ATP binding subunits of ATP-binding cassette (ABC) transporters for nitrate transport, or for bicarbonate transport, in bacteria and archaea.): MTAFLEVDHVDKVFPLANGGKYIALKNINLEIKQGEFVCLLGHSGCGKSTLLNIVAGLDKPTQGGIILENKQVKDPGPDRMVVFQNYSLLPWKTVRQNIALAVNQVYGKKSSKERRAIVEEHIDMVNLRQAADKRPVELSGGMKQRVAIARALAIRPKLLLLDEPFGALDALTRGSLQEQLMKICQEHQVTCLMVTHDADEALLLADRIVMLTNGPESHVGQILNVPIPRPRERLEVVNHPSYYALRGDIVYFLNQQKKAKKRQLKAPAIISGRGLEKINLEIGFIPLTDCAPLVVAKEKGFFAKHGLTQVNLNREPSWKAIAEGVTSGRLDAAQMVAGMPLSLSLGMGNKPPSPTVTALTLSRNGNAITLRKSFYEQGVRNLADFKGAIAQDRDSVHTLGMVHPSSMHNLMLRYWLASGGIDPDLDVKLTVIPPPQMVANLKAGNIDGYCVGEPWNSRAVYENLGFVIATDLDIWQSHLEKVLGVKEEWANKYPEAHVALVKALMEACEYCDDRRHREEILQLICQPQYVNSAPEYTRPGFIDPYSRGTDEPPQMLLKYNEFYVNKTNCPSRVEGLWILVQMARWGIVPFPRNWIDVLDRVRRNDVYFEAARQLNLPGLEPERNSFQLSDGSIFSPDNPIEYLQGLKIKREIKIEEVSLDSLAVSA; encoded by the coding sequence ATGACTGCATTTCTTGAAGTAGATCACGTTGATAAAGTGTTTCCTCTGGCTAACGGAGGCAAGTACATTGCTTTAAAAAACATTAATCTAGAAATTAAGCAGGGAGAATTTGTTTGTCTGCTGGGACATTCGGGCTGTGGTAAGTCGACTCTGCTCAACATAGTAGCGGGACTAGACAAACCAACTCAGGGCGGAATTATCTTAGAAAATAAGCAAGTCAAAGATCCTGGCCCCGATCGCATGGTAGTCTTTCAAAATTATTCTTTACTACCCTGGAAAACGGTCAGACAAAATATTGCCCTGGCGGTTAATCAAGTTTATGGTAAAAAATCTTCTAAAGAGCGTCGTGCCATCGTCGAAGAACATATCGATATGGTTAACCTGCGTCAGGCAGCCGACAAAAGACCAGTAGAACTTTCAGGGGGAATGAAACAACGTGTGGCGATCGCTCGTGCTTTGGCTATTCGTCCTAAGTTACTCTTACTCGATGAACCTTTTGGAGCGTTAGATGCTTTAACCAGAGGTAGTTTGCAAGAGCAGTTGATGAAAATCTGCCAAGAACATCAAGTTACCTGTTTAATGGTTACTCACGATGCGGATGAAGCTTTGTTACTAGCAGATCGCATTGTCATGTTAACCAATGGTCCTGAATCCCATGTCGGTCAAATTCTAAACGTTCCCATTCCTCGCCCCAGAGAACGTTTAGAGGTAGTTAACCATCCCAGTTATTATGCTTTACGGGGAGATATTGTTTATTTTCTTAATCAACAGAAAAAAGCCAAAAAACGCCAGCTTAAAGCCCCGGCAATTATTTCTGGTAGAGGCTTAGAAAAAATTAATTTAGAAATTGGCTTTATTCCCTTAACCGACTGCGCCCCTTTAGTAGTTGCCAAAGAAAAAGGCTTTTTTGCCAAACATGGTTTAACTCAAGTAAATCTAAATAGAGAACCTAGCTGGAAAGCGATCGCCGAAGGAGTTACTAGCGGAAGATTAGACGCAGCCCAAATGGTAGCAGGAATGCCTTTATCCCTTTCTCTGGGTATGGGTAATAAGCCCCCCTCACCTACGGTTACAGCTTTGACTTTATCCCGCAACGGTAACGCGATTACTCTTAGAAAAAGTTTTTACGAACAGGGGGTGAGGAATTTAGCAGATTTTAAAGGTGCGATCGCACAAGATCGAGACAGCGTTCATACTTTGGGTATGGTTCATCCTTCTTCCATGCATAACTTAATGTTGCGGTATTGGTTGGCTTCTGGAGGAATCGATCCCGATCTCGATGTCAAGCTAACGGTAATTCCACCACCACAAATGGTAGCTAATCTTAAAGCGGGAAACATCGATGGCTATTGTGTAGGTGAACCTTGGAATTCTCGCGCTGTTTACGAAAACCTGGGTTTTGTGATTGCCACTGACTTAGATATTTGGCAGAGTCATCTGGAAAAAGTTCTAGGGGTGAAAGAAGAATGGGCAAATAAATATCCTGAAGCCCACGTTGCTTTAGTCAAAGCTTTGATGGAAGCCTGTGAATATTGTGACGATCGCCGTCATCGCGAAGAAATTTTGCAATTAATCTGTCAACCTCAATATGTAAATTCTGCACCAGAATACACCCGTCCTGGTTTTATCGATCCCTACAGCCGAGGAACTGACGAACCTCCTCAAATGCTTTTGAAATATAACGAATTTTATGTCAACAAAACCAACTGTCCTAGTCGCGTTGAAGGATTATGGATTTTAGTCCAAATGGCACGTTGGGGAATTGTTCCTTTTCCTCGCAACTGGATTGATGTTTTAGACAGAGTGAGAAGAAATGATGTTTATTTTGAAGCAGCTAGACAGTTAAATCTCCCGGGCTTAGAGCCAGAAAGAAATTCTTTTCAGCTATCTGATGGGAGTATTTTTAGTCCTGATAACCCCATTGAATATTTGCAAGGACTAAAAATTAAACGGGAAATAAAAATAGAAGAAGTTTCTCTTGATTCATTAGCAGTCAGTGCGTAA
- the rimK gene encoding 30S ribosomal protein S6--L-glutamate ligase, with translation MSILVNFLFKVIKRSLILGIATNHRNLIQEIIQMKIAILSQDASLYSTKRLKEAGEQQGHQMRVIPYLRCYMNITSCRPSIMFNGNLLENFDAVIPRIGASRTFYGTAVVRQFEVMGVFSSNESQAISRSRDRLRCLQILAKEGVGLPVTGFAHATQDIDGLIETVGGAPLVIKLLEGTQGIGVVLAETYQAAKSVIEAFRGLDVNILVQEYIKEAEGIDLRCFVVGGKVIAAMKRQGTRKFRSNLHRGGKAEKITLSFDEKTTAIKAAKALGLSVAGVDLLRSNHGPVVMEVNSSPALERIEKATKIDVAGKIVKYVVQNAVPTNISDRVKY, from the coding sequence ATGTCGATTCTCGTCAATTTTTTATTTAAAGTGATTAAGCGATCGCTAATATTAGGTATTGCTACTAATCATCGAAATTTAATTCAGGAAATAATTCAGATGAAAATTGCTATCTTGTCTCAAGATGCTTCGTTGTATTCAACCAAAAGATTGAAAGAAGCAGGAGAACAACAAGGACATCAAATGCGCGTAATTCCTTACCTGCGCTGCTATATGAATATAACTTCCTGTCGTCCTAGCATCATGTTTAATGGTAATCTGCTCGAAAATTTTGATGCCGTCATTCCTCGTATTGGTGCTTCTCGAACCTTTTACGGTACTGCGGTGGTACGTCAGTTTGAAGTGATGGGAGTATTTAGTAGTAACGAATCCCAAGCGATTTCCCGCAGTCGCGATCGGCTACGTTGTTTACAAATTTTGGCAAAAGAAGGAGTTGGTTTACCTGTAACTGGTTTTGCTCACGCCACCCAAGATATTGATGGTTTGATTGAAACAGTCGGAGGCGCGCCACTAGTAATTAAGCTTTTGGAAGGAACTCAAGGCATTGGAGTGGTTTTAGCCGAAACCTATCAGGCTGCCAAATCAGTAATTGAAGCGTTTAGAGGTTTGGATGTCAACATTTTAGTACAAGAATACATTAAAGAAGCGGAAGGGATAGATTTACGCTGTTTTGTAGTTGGAGGCAAGGTAATTGCTGCCATGAAGCGTCAGGGAACAAGAAAATTTCGCTCCAATCTACATCGCGGCGGTAAAGCCGAAAAAATTACTCTTTCTTTTGATGAGAAAACAACGGCAATTAAGGCAGCAAAGGCTCTGGGATTAAGTGTAGCAGGAGTAGATTTACTCCGTTCCAATCATGGCCCGGTAGTCATGGAAGTAAATTCTTCACCTGCCTTAGAAAGAATTGAAAAAGCGACAAAAATAGATGTGGCAGGAAAAATTGTTAAATATGTGGTGCAAAATGCTGTTCCAACTAATATTAGCGATCGTGTTAAATATTAA